A window of Desulfuromonas soudanensis genomic DNA:
ACTTCAGCACCGTTCGCATCGGGAGCCGCCTGGTGATCAAACCGAGCTGGGAAGACCTGGAGGCCACCCCCGAAGACGCGGTGGTCGAGATCGACCCGGGGATGGCGTTCGGTACCGGCACCCACGGCACCACCCGCCTCTGCCTCGAGGCCCTCTCCGACCTTTTCGAAGGCCCCTCTTTGCCGCAGCGGGTTCTCGACGTCGGAACCGGCTCGGGGATTCTGGCCATCGCCGCGGCCAAGCTCGGCGCAAGCCGGGTTCTGGCCTGCGACATCGAGGAGGAATCCTGCCGCATCGCCCAGGCCAACTGTGATCTCAACGGCGTCGGTGCCCGGGTCGAAATAACCGGCGCCCCCCTCGAGTCCCTGGAGGGGGATTTCCACATCGTTGTCGCCAACATCCTCGCCGAAGAGAACGCCCGCCTCGCCGATCAGCTCGTTTCCCGTCTGGCCCCCGGAGGCGCCCTCGTCCTCTCCGGAATCCTCCAGGAAAAAGAACCGTTGGTGCAGGCCGCCTTTGCCCCCTATCCCCTGAGCGGACCGGAAATCAGCCGCCGGGAAGAGTGGTCCTGCCTCGTCTACAGAAAAGTCTGAGCGCATGCGCCGATTTTTTGTTCCTCCGTCCTCCCTCGACAACGAGATCGTCCCCCTCCCCGACGACATCGCCCACCATATCCGCACGGTGCTGCGACTGGCGCCGGGGGATGAAATCATCCTTCTCGACGGCCAGGGCCGGCGGTGCCGCTGTCGCCTTGAAACCCTGGACAAGCGTTCGGCCAGCGCCCGCATCCTCGAGAGTTGCCAGGAAGAGGAAACGGCCTTCCCCATCCAGCTCCTTCAGGCCCTTCCCAAGGGGGACAAGATGGAGCTGGTGCTGCAGAAGGGGACGGAGCTGGGGATAACCGCATTCTCCCCCGTCACGACCTCCCGCAGCCTCCCCCCGCTGGCCGGAGAGCGGGAGGAAAAGCGCCTGGCCCGCTGGGAACGGATCATCCGCGAGGCGGCCCGCCAGAGCCGGCGCCCCGTCCTGCCGCGTCTGGACGCCCCCATCCCCCTGGTCGAAGCACTCATCGCCTGCGACGCCGAGTTGCGCCTGATGCTCTGGGAGGAGGAGAGTCTTGCCATGGCGGGAGTCCTTTCCGGCGTCGCGCCGCGGAGCGCGGCGATCCTTGTCGGCCCCGAAGGGGGATTTTCGCAGCAAGAGGCGGAGGCCGCCCGCGCCGCCGGGTTTAACCCGGTGCAGATCGGTCCGCGGATTTTGCGCTGCGAAACCGCCGGGTTTGCCGTCGCCAGCGTCCTGCAATACCTTTTCGGCGATCTCGGCAGCGCTGGCAGCACCCGGAATGACCCATGAAATGCCCCGAATGCGGATACAATAGCTTCGACCACCTGGAGAGCTGCAAGAAATGCGGCGTCGACCTGACGCATTTCAAGGCGGAGCACGGACTCTCCGGTCCTCTTTTCGCCGGTCGCCCGGCCGCAAAGGAGGCCGGGACCTCCCCCCTGCCGGACCCCGTCCGGGTCGATGAACCCGATTCCGACCTCGAACCCGGCGACGGGGACGATTCGCCGCCGGAGGCCGAAAACGCCCTCCCTCTCCCGGCGGAGGAGTCCGCGGCCCCCCCGTTTCTCCCGTCGGGTTCCTTTCCCGGACAGGGGCCGTCCCTCGGGTCCCGCCTTGCCTCCAACCTCGTCGATCTCCTCCTGCTGACCGGGATCTTCGCCCTGTTCATCCTCGCCGGCAACGCCATCCTCCTCCCCGGGGAAACTCGACGCGTTCTCCCCCCCCTCGAGGAGATCCTGATCCTCTCCACCCCCTATTTTCTCGTCCTCTTTTTCGTCTGCTTCGGCTATTTCACCTTC
This region includes:
- the prmA gene encoding 50S ribosomal protein L11 methyltransferase; protein product: MKKTWTELHIVVPAAGIDLVSSELADLGCEGITVEERQLDTFIPPDPNEAMSGDYRIKAYFPVGGNLSDLQYEVRQRLEYLVPMVPGLQALTPEAFPVTNEDWAEGWKQHFSTVRIGSRLVIKPSWEDLEATPEDAVVEIDPGMAFGTGTHGTTRLCLEALSDLFEGPSLPQRVLDVGTGSGILAIAAAKLGASRVLACDIEEESCRIAQANCDLNGVGARVEITGAPLESLEGDFHIVVANILAEENARLADQLVSRLAPGGALVLSGILQEKEPLVQAAFAPYPLSGPEISRREEWSCLVYRKV
- a CDS encoding 16S rRNA (uracil(1498)-N(3))-methyltransferase; its protein translation is MRRFFVPPSSLDNEIVPLPDDIAHHIRTVLRLAPGDEIILLDGQGRRCRCRLETLDKRSASARILESCQEEETAFPIQLLQALPKGDKMELVLQKGTELGITAFSPVTTSRSLPPLAGEREEKRLARWERIIREAARQSRRPVLPRLDAPIPLVEALIACDAELRLMLWEEESLAMAGVLSGVAPRSAAILVGPEGGFSQQEAEAARAAGFNPVQIGPRILRCETAGFAVASVLQYLFGDLGSAGSTRNDP
- a CDS encoding RDD family protein, coding for MKCPECGYNSFDHLESCKKCGVDLTHFKAEHGLSGPLFAGRPAAKEAGTSPLPDPVRVDEPDSDLEPGDGDDSPPEAENALPLPAEESAAPPFLPSGSFPGQGPSLGSRLASNLVDLLLLTGIFALFILAGNAILLPGETRRVLPPLEEILILSTPYFLVLFFVCFGYFTFFHYLTGQTPGKMTFGLRVERQEGGDLLFSQAFLRSVGGLMALVTAGAGYLPIPLTRAGRGWNDRLAGSRVVRLSRRGEEEEGPGPG